Genomic DNA from Deinococcus humi:
GCGCGCCACGGTGCTGCGCGCCGACGAACACGGCTTCGAGTTGCAGTTCCACGAGCCGCAGTTCGCTGTCGCACCTGGCCAGAGCGCTGTGCTTTACAGCGGCCCGCGACTGCTGGGCGGCGGACTGATCAATGACCACGCACGGCACCTGCCAGCACTCTGAGAAAAGAAAAAGTGAGGGGTCCAAAGAGTCTGCAATGGCTCTCTAGACCCCTGACCTTTAGTGCCGTTACCCCTTGACACTCCCCGCCAGCAGACCGCGCACGAAGTACCGGCCCAGCACGATGTACACGAGCAGGGTGGGCAGTGCCGCCAGAATGGCCCCGGCCATCGGCAGGTTCCACGACACCGCCTGTCCACCGGCCAGCTGCGACAGTGCGTAGGTCACAGGCTGGCTGCCCGTGTTGGTCAGGGTGGCGGCGAACAGGAATTCGTTCCAGACCTGTGTGAACTGCCAGATGATCACCACCACGAAGCCAGGGATGCTGATCGGGAAAATCACGCGGGCGTAGATCTCCCAGAAGCCCGCACCGTCAATCGTGGCGGCCTCCACCAGCGCGTCCGGCACGTCGGCGTAGAAGTTGCGGAAGATCAGCGTCGTGATGGGAATGCCGTAGACCACATGGGCCAGGATCAGCCCCCAGATGCTGCCGTACAACCCCAGCGCCTTGATGAACTGGAACAGCGGGATCAGCACTGCCTGGTACGGAATGAACATGCCGAACAGCATCAGCGCGAACAGGGTATTGGCCCCACGGAAGCGCCACTTGCTGAGCGCGTAGCCGTTCAGACTGCCCAGCAGAGCGCTCAGGAGCGTGGCGACAACGGCCAGAAACAGGCTGTTGAGCATGTTGCCGCCCACCTTGTCCCAGGCCTCGGAGAAGCTGGCCCAGTTGAGCTGCGCGGGCCAGTACCAGGCAGTGGCCAGTTCGATGGACTCGGGGGTTTTGAGAGCGGTGGCGAACACCAGATAGATGGGAATCAGAAAGAAGAGCGCGGCAACGATCAGCAGAAAATAGGTCAATACCCGCCCTGCCCCACCCACTCGCCGGGGGGGGGCTGCGACGGTCGGCTGTGGAACGGCAGTCATGGAAGCCTCCGGAACATCGAAAGAAGCGGCTTAGGGGCCACAGCCACCGGCCAGTCACGGGCCGCCCTCATGCGTGGCCCTCCTCGCCCCTGAACTGATTGGCCAGATACGGCACGATCACGAAGGCCACCAGGATCAGCAAGATGGTGCCGATCGCGGCTCCCAGCGCAAACTGGTTCTGGCGGAAACTGGTCAGGTACATGTTCAGCGCCGGGACGCTGGCAGCGACGTTGTCGGGGCCAGCCATCGCGTAGACCAGATCGAAGATCTTAAGGCTGATGTGCCCCAGGATGATCATGGCGCTCAGGGTAATGGGCGACAGCAGCGGGAAGATGACGTGGCGGTACATCTGAGAGTCGTTCGAGCCGTCCACCTTCGCCGCCTCGCGCAGCTCCTCGGGAATGCCGCGTAGCCCGGCCAGATACAGCGCCATGGTGTAACCGCTCATCTGCCACACAGCAGCGATGATGATGCCGATGATGGCGAAGTTGAAGCCGTGCAGTTCCGGCGTGGGCAACATCTTGACGCGTGGGCCGATCAACACCGCCCACCCGATCAGCAGCGCCGCACACACGGCAGCCACCAGCATGCGGGCGCGGTTGACCTCGCGGGCGGCGCGCACGGCCACCACGATCAGCACCACGCCCACCACCGACGCGGTGATCAGCGGCAGGGCGTTCCAGTCGAACTTCAGCGCGGAGTCGTTGCTGCTCAACCACGCGAAGGTGGAAGGCTGGCCGCCCAGCAACGTGGGGGCCTGGTTCACGCCGCCCTGTGGCTGCAGCATCCAGCGCCAGATGGTGCCGGTCACGATGAAAGACAGGCTCATGGGAAACAGGAAGATGGTGCGCCACAGTCCCTCACCTTTGGGGTTGCGGTCCAGCACCAGCGCCAAGCCCAGGCCCACACCCAGGCAGCCCAGAATAAAGAAGAGAGTGAAAAACAGCGTGTTCACCAGCTCCTGCCGGAAGCGGCCCTGCAGGAAGCCGCCGAACAGCTCAGAATAATTTTGCAGGCCCACCCAGCGGATAATCGGGTTCAGCGCCAGCGCCTGCGCCGGATCGTTGCCCCAGTCGGTCAGGCTGACGTAGATCGTGCGCCCGATAAAGTAGTACACGAAAATGCCGATCAGCAGAATGCTGGGGGTCAGCACAGCGATGGCCCACAGGCGGTCTTTGCTCAGGCGTTTCACAGTGGAAGGCCTCCTTTTGTGGGAACGCAGGAAACGGTACGCGGTACGCAGTCCTCACACCGCGTACCGCGCACCGCCCTCTGCGGCTCCCGGGTTGTTACTTGCCGAAGCCCGAGCGAACGGCCAGCGCCTGCGCGGCGGCGGCGGCCCCGGCGCTGTTCCTGGTGGCGACGAACTGATCGATCACGGCCCCGAAGGCGCTGGTGAAGGTCTCGGGCGCGACGGCGCCGTGGGCCATGCTGCCGACGATCTTGCTGTTCTTCCAGTCGGTGGCGGCGCTGCGCGAGTAGGTGTTGTACTTGCTCAGGTCACTGTCGATGCGGGCGGCGATGCTGCCCTTGAGGGGGTTGAAGGTGTCCTGACCTGCTTTGCTGCCCAGCAGCTTGAGCCAGTTGATGGCCTCGGCGCGGTCCTTGACCCCTTTGGGCAGTCCGAAGGAGTCGGCCAGCATCACGAAGGTCTTGGAGGTGCCCGGCGCGGTGGCCCAGGCGAAGCCCTTGCCGGGGGCCAGCTTCTTGGTGGTGGTGAAGTACCCGGCAGCCCAGTCGCCCATGATGTTGAAAGCACTCTGGCCGCTGACGATCCGGTCACTGGCCTGCTGCCAGCTCAGGCCGCTGGCGTCCTTGTTGGCACAATCCATGACCTTGCCAAAGGTGGTAAACGCCCCCACGACCTTGGGATCGGTGAACTTGAGCTTGCCCGCCCACAGGTTTTCCCAGTTCTGGGTGCCCAGCGTGCCGATCATCACGTTCTCCCACAGGTGCTGCTGGGTCCAGTTCTCGCCTACCACCAGTGGCGCGGCCACGCCCTTCTTCTTCAGGGTGGCGCAGGTGCTGATGAATTCGGGCCAGGTCTTGGGCACGCTCACGCCCCAGGCCTTGAGCTTATCGGGGTTGTACCACATGACGTTGCTGCGGTGAACGTTGACGGGCACGCTCCAGATGCCGCCCTTGGAGCTGATCAGCTTGACCACATCGGCGGGGAACGCCTTGGTCCAGCCCTCGGATTTGAACAGGCTGCTCAGATCTTCCATGCGCCCGGCCACCACCCAGGTGCCGATGAGTTCCTGTCCGGCGTGCACCTGGAAGGAATCAGGGGGAGTACCGCCCAGCATGCGGGTCTTGAGCACAGCCCGCGCGTTGGTTCCCGCGCCGCCCGTGACCGTCGCATTGTCCACGGCCACGCTTGGGTACTTCTCCTTGTACAGCTTGACCAGGGCTTCAAGGGCCGGACCCTCGTCGCCGGCCCACCACGAGAAGATTTCCAGCTTCCCGGCGGCCAGGGCGCTGGTGGTGGTGGCGAGGGCGGCGGCGATCAGAAAGGCTTTTTTGAGGGATGACGTCTTCACGGGTGCTTTGCTCATGTGTTCCTCCGGGGAGAATAGGGATGGGACCGAGGGGGCGACGGATGCGGGGTGTAAACCGCAGAAACGGCAGGGGGCGCACGGCTTGCCGCGTCCTGTGCCAGGGGGGTGGCCTCTGCCACCGGCTGTCCCGCGCGCCGCGCAATGCTGTACAGCAGCGGCAAACCGCGTGGCGTCAACAGGTGATCAACCATCATGGCGCCGGCTCCCAGCACGCCCACCTCTGCGCCCAGCGTCCCCAGGGCAATGTGGGCGCGGGCGGCATTGATGTGCATGGTGCGCCCCACGGCGCTGGCACGCACGGCGTCCAGGAAAACCTCGCCCGCCAGTGCCAGACGGCCCCCGATCACCACCGCCTGTGGATTGAACAGGTTGAGCACGGTGCTGACCGCCACCCCCACATGATGCCCGGTGGTTTCCCACACGGCGCGGGCCAGCGGGTCGTGGGCCGCGTGCGTCAGCAGGTCCTGCAGGCTGGCCGGATCGGGCAACCGGGTTTGGAGGCCTGTGGCCCGCAGCTGCGCGGCCAGTGCCGGCACCACCTGCGCGGCGGCGTAGCTTTCCAGACTGCCCGGATTTCCACTGCGGCCCACCGGTCCCTGCTCGTTGATGCTGATGTGCCCGATCTCGCCAGCCCCGCCACGCACGCCCCGGTGAAGCTGCCCACCCAGCAAAATGCCAGCGCCAATCCCGGTGGCCACCTTGATGTAGATCAGGTCACTCAGGCCCGCGTGGGCGCCAAAACGGGATTCCGCCAGTGCGCCCAGATTGGCGTCGTTGTCCACCAGCACCGGCAGCGCCACCAGCCGGCCCAGTTCAGCGGCGATATTCTCGCTGTCCCAGCCCGGCATGTTCGGCGGCTGAACCACACAGCCCGTATCGTGGTCTACCGGGCCAGGGACGCCGATGCCCAACAGTGCGATCTGGCTGCGGTCGATTCGGGTCTCGAGAAGCAGCTGCTCCAGCAGTCCGGCAAGCAGGCTGTACGTCGCGCCAGGACCCCGCGTGATGTCATGCGCCACGGTGCGCGTGCCCAACGTGCGGCAGCGCAGATCCAGCAGATCCATCCGCGCGTGACTGGCGCCCAGATCAACGGCCAGCAGCGCCGCAGCGCAGGCCTTGAGCCGCAGCAGGGTCGCGCGGCGGCCCACACTGCCGTCCTCACGCTGCCCCACTTCCTGCACCAGGCCCGCCGCCAGCAACTCGTTGACGATGTTGCCGGTGGCGCTGCGGGACAGACGCAACTCGTGAGCCAGATCTACCCGCGCGCGGTCCGCATCCCACAGCAGCGCCAGCAGCATCAGCGTGTGCCTGACGCGGATGGCTGCCTGATCAAGGGGGGCGGGAGCAGAGCACATAGCAACAAACCTCATACGGACTCCGGGGGCAAGGTTGACACATCAACCTGAACTCCGAGCCGACGTCAGGGCGGGGAAATCTGGGGCAGGAACACAGCGGATTGTGAGCGGCAGATGGAAACAGGACCATCCTGCACCTGCCCTATTGATTTGTCAACTGAGCGAATTAATGCCTGCGGCTCTTACCAGTGTGAATTCCATCACAGGACGTCGCGGCTCTCGCCCTGGTGTCGGATGGATTCCGGTAAGTAGGTTGATCCGTCAATTTGAACTCCGGGCGGACCTGCAAAGCCACGCTGCGGAGTGAACAGGAGAAGCAAGCAATTGGGGCGGCCCTCTCGTCTCAGAGGGCCACAAGTCGCGGTTGGATTGCGCCTTCCCGTTTACGTGTCTGCCCTCTCCTCTGCCCCATGGCCCTCTGGACGCAGCAGCGGGAACAGCAACACGTCGCGGATGCTGTCCGAGTCGGTCAGCAGCATGGCCAGCCGGTCCATGCCCATGCCCATGCCTGCCGCCGGGGGCATGCCGTATTCCAGCGCCAGCAGGAAGTCCTCGTCCTGCTCGTGGGCCTCGTCGTCCCCGGCGTCCCGCCGCGCGCTCTGTGCCTCGAAGCGGGCACGCTGATCCAGGGCGTCGTTCAGCTCGGAGTAGATCGGGGCCAGTTCGAAGCCGGCCACGAACAGATCGGCGCGCTCGCTCAGGTCGGGGCGGCTGCGGTGCGCCTTGACCAGTGGGCTGATCGCCAGCGGCACGTCCGCGACGAAGGTGGGCTGGATCAGGCTGTCTTCCACGTACTCGCCGAACAGTTTGTCCAGCAGCTTGTAATCCGGAACCTTGCGGAGTTCGGGGTGCTTCGCGTCGGTCCATTCGCGCAACCGGGCAAGGTCCGTCGGCTCGAAGTCCAGCCCTGCCGCCTCCTTGAGGGCGGTCACGAAATCCAGTCGCTTGAAGGGCAGCGCAAAGCTGATCTCGTGGCCCCCGTAGGTCAGCTTGTCGGACCCAGTGACCTCCTGAACCAACCCGGAGAGCATCTCCTCCACCAGCCGCATCATGTCCTGGTAGTCGCCGTAAGCAAAATAGGCTTCCAGCATGGTGAATTCGGGATTATGGGTGCGGTCCACGCCCTCGTTGCGGTAGTTGCGGCCAATCTCGTAAACGCGCTCGAAGCCGCCCACCAGGAGCCGCTTGAGGTACAGCTCCAGACTGATCCGCAGGCTGAAATCGTGCGACAGCGCGTTGTGGTGCGTCTTGAAAGGCTTGGCCTCGGTGCCGCCCGCCACGACCTGCAGCGTCGGCCCTTCTACCTCCATGAACTCGCGCTCGTCCAGAAAATTGCGGATGTAGCGGATGGCGCGCGAGCGGGTCCGGAAGGCCGCGCGGCGCTCGGGATTGATCATCAGATCCAGGTAGCGGCGGCGGGCGCGCAGTTCCTCATCCTGCAAGCCGTGAAACTTGCTGGGCAGTGGGTGCAGGCTCTTGACGAGGGGCTGCCAGGAGGTCACCCGCAGGGTCAGTTGCCCGGTGCGGGTCACGAAGGGCACGCCGCGCACGCCGATGATGTCGCCCAGGTCGATCTTTTTGGTGGGATCGAAGTTCTCGGTTTCCTGCCTGGAAAGATGCAGTTGCAGGCTGCCGTGTTCGTCGGTCAGGTCGGCGAAGGCCGCCTTGCCCATGTGCCGCAGCAGCGTGACTCGCCCGGCCAGCGCGTAGGTTTCTTCCGGCCACTCCTGACCGGCCTCCAGCTCACCGGGATGTGCCGCTAGCACGTCGCGGGTGGAGTGCGTGCGCGGATACGAGTACGGCGACGCCTCGAAACCCGCTGCCACCTGCGCGTCCAGGTTGTTCAGGCGGCTGACGGTCTGCTCGTGCAGGTTGTCGGGACGCGGCGGCGCGGCGCGGACAGCGGTGGGGGCAGGCGTGGCGGGAACATCAGACATGTGGGCGAGTATAGACGCCGCTGTGGAGGCCCACTGCGAGGAGCAGAGAGTTTGTGACCTCGCCTTCAGCTCCCTTCCCAGACGCAGGCCAATACTCCACCCATGAAACTGAGCGACGATCTGCTGATCCTGGAACTGACCACCGATTTCGGGACGGGCCCCAGCATTCTCCATGCTGCCCTGATCCTGGATTCGCAGGCCGGGCATACCCTGGTGGACACTGGCGTTCCCGGAATGGAGGGCGCGATTGAGGAGGCGCTGGCCGAGGTTGGCGCAACCCTAAAGGACATCCGGCAGGTGATCGTCACGCACCACGATCTGGACCACATTGGCAGTCTGGAAGCGGTGGTCAGAGCCAGCAGCGCGCAGGTCTGGGCCTCGGCACGCGAGACGCCCTTTATTCAGGGCGAGGAATGGCCCCAGAAAATGCCGCCGCAGAATCAGGTGGCCGCCCTGCTGGCCGATCCGCAGACGCCGCCCCACGTCCGCGCACGCCTGAGCCTGCCGCGGGTGGCCGTCAAAGTGGACCGCGCCCTGCAAGACGGCGAGGAACTGCCCCTGGCCGGAGGCGTACGTGTGATCATGACGCCGGGCCACACCCCCGGCCACCTGAGTCTATTCCTGGAGCGCACGGGAGCGCTGATCACGGGCGACGCCCTGACCTCGGACGCGGGGCAACTGCGCTCCCCAAGCGAACGGGTCACCCCGGACATGCACACGGCAGGGCAGTCGGTGGAAAAAATGGCCGGACTGGACGTGCAGACCATCGTGACCTACCACGGCGGCGTGGTCTATGAGGACGCGAACGGTCAACTGGCACGGGTGGCGTCGGAGATGACGGGCAGCTGAAAGGAAGGGCAGGGGCAGAGGGTGCGTGGTAACACCCTCTGCCCCTTAGTCCACGCCCTCAGTAATCGATGCTCTTGACCTTGTATTTCATCTGCTTGCCGTTGTCCAGATTGACCACGAAGGCCTCGCCCTTCTTGCGGCCCATCAGTTCCTTGCCCACCGGGCTGTCCTCACTCACGCGTGGCAGGCTGCCGCCCGTGACAGTGGCTTCCGGGGCGCTGACGACCATGACCTTCGTCTCTTTCTTAGTGGTCTCGTTGCTCAGGACCACGATGGCTCCGAGTTCCACCCGGCCGTCGTTCTCATGGTCCTCGATAATGGTGGCCAGGCTCAGGGTGTCTTCGAGCTCATCGATGCGCGCCTCAATGTTCATCTTCTCGCGCTTGGCGTCTTCCAGGCCGGTGTCCTCGCTGTCGGCACTGGTTTCCATCTGCTCCTGCAGGATGCGGGTGGCCTCCGCGAGGCGGGCCTGTTCCTGTCCCAGGGCGCGTTGCAGGCGCTCGTAGCCTTCACGGGTCAGTTTGACTGTCTTGGTCGCTTGCGTCATTGTGGGTCCTCCGTTACGCCGCTGGCCTTGGCCTGCGGGAGTGGAATAAATCGACGAATGTGAGAAGTAGCGCGCATTGTGGCATACCCCCTGCCAAGTGGCAATTCATGGTCATGCTGCGGACGGAGAAGCTGAGGCCGGACGGGTCACGCGCAGGGTTCCCCAGACCACCGCCACCAGCGCGGCGGCCAGCCCTGCCAGGGTCAGTGGAATGGCCTCCTGGCCGAAACGCGCCGCCAGCACGCCCAGCCCGTAAGGCGCCACGATGCCGCCCACGCTGCCGGATGTCAGCAGGAAGGGCACCCAGCGCGCGGGCAGGCTGCGGGTGGTCCACACCAGTGTGGTGCCGAACACCGGCCCCAGCGCCAGCCCCGCCAGAATGTACGCGGCGGGGGCCAGCGCCGCCTGGGTGGCCGCCAGTCCGCACAGGACCGTCAGTGCCGTGCAGACCAGCACCAGGCGTTCCGGACGCACCCGCGCGCCCAACAGGCCCGTCAGCACGCGGGCCACGGTCATGCCGCCCCAGTACCCCGCGACAATTACGGCAAACGAGGTGTAGCCCAGGCTTTGCAGGTGACGGCCCGCCCACGCACCGAAGCCCACCTCCAGGCCCACGTAACACGCGAGCAACACCAGGAAAAAGCCCACCTGCACCCCGGCCCGGCCCGGCCCGGGCGGCAGCGCCTGCTCGCGCATAGCCGGAAACCCCCAGATCCGCGCGCTCAGGAGCGTCAGGCCGCACAGCGCGGCGACGGTCAGGAAGGGGACCGACAGGTTGCCCCCGGCCCCGGCCACCAGCAGCGGCGACAGGATGCTCCCCAAACCGAAGACCGCGTTGACCAGATTCACCGCCCGCGTCCCAATACTGGCGTAAGCCGCGTTGAGGCCGCCGCTGACACCGCCCAGGCCAAAGCCGCCCAGCAGCGCCCCAGCAATGGCCAGCGGCCAGCTGGGAGCCAGCGCCACCAGCGTGACCCCCAGGGCCAGCATCAGCAGCGCGGCCACCACCACCCGGCGCAAGGTGAAGCGGATCAGCAAAATCCCCACCAACGGCGGGGCCAGCGCTGAGCCCACGAAATGCGCGCTGGCGATGAGCCCTACCCCCGCCGTGGACACCCCGAAGCGATCCTGAAACAGCGTGAAGGCCGGGCCGTACATCGCCTGAATCACGCCCAGCGTAAAAAATGCCGCCGTGCCCGCCGCCAGCAGAACCATCGTCAGCGGCGGCGAAGGGGGGGTGTGGTGGGCAGTCATAGGGGAATCACAGGGCCATCACGGGGGAGAAGGTAGCACGGCCCGCCCGCGCCCCTGCGCTTCTCTACTTGGGCAGCGCCACCAAGCTGATCATCCAGTGGCCGTCCTTGCCACCCGGCCCCCACCAGTAGCCGACGCTGGGACCAAGCATGCTAGGCAACGCAGAACTCCGCAGGAAGATGTCGCCGACCACCGAGGTGGTATCGCCAGTCCAGTTGCGGGCCACCCGGCTACGGACCGCCCCCAGCCGCAAGGCCGTCTCCGGGCCGGCCAGACGGTAGGTCACCGCGAAATTGCTCGCCTGCACCCGGCCCAGACCGAAGTCACCGATAGGTACGCTGCCCGCCACCCCGCGCTCCAGGTGTGACGCTTCCAACACCAATCCCGGCAGGGGCGAGTAATTGGCACTCAGGTTGAGATCGAAGCTGGCCTGGGCGTCCATCTGCAGGGGGAAGGTATACAGTCGCCCTGTCAGTCCCACCGCCGTGTTCAGCTTGCCAAAGGACCGGGGGGCGAAGTTACTGACTTCCGAGTAGCTGTAGGTGGCGTCGATGCCCGACACGGCGGCCAGACCCACTGCATTAAGGATCCGGAACCGCCCATCATTCTCGGTGTGGCTGTAGCCGAGGGCAAAACGCGACAGCGCCCCCTTGCCCTGGACCAGCCCGGTCCACTGGAAGCCGGACGGCAGGTACTGACTCATCTCGGCCCTGGGAACGCCGCCGAACACGCCCACCGAGACGCTGAGGTTGCCTATCTGTGTGCCCAGGCCGTAATTGAGCGCTGTGGGCGTCTTGACCAGCGTGACACGCAGGTCCGCCGCGATCGGCACCGGCAGATAGCGGGCCCCGTAGCCGTCCGTGTTGGAGGCCACCACCTCCATACGATCGAAGCGGTTGAAATAGCCGGAAGGGAATTTCAGACCGAACAGCGAGTTGTTGGCTGGCGCGGCCTGTGCTCCGGCAACGGAAACGACCCCCAGGCTCAGCAGACAGGTACCGAGCAACGTGCAGGAGACGCGGGACCGCAGAGCGGCGAAGGTTTTGAACATGGGGCGGTGAAGGCTCACCTCCCCATCTTGCCGAATTTCTATTTCGGCTGCATGACACCTTGCGTGCTCCGGGCGCAAAAGCTCACAGCCAGCTGCTGGATCATTCGTCAGAACAGCGGCCCCCTTGTGGCCCAAAGGCGTAAAGAAAGTTCAGCGGTTCCCTCAGGGAATAACAGTGTCAGGAAGAGATTTCCGCCGCATCACCCAGACGAAGACTTTAAACCCGGATATTTACCACGGTGACCCCGTGCCCACCCTGGTTGGGTTCGGCGTCGTGGAAGGATTCCACCTTCTTGTCGTTCTTGAGGTACTCACGCAGCAAGCGGCGCAGCACCCCCTGACCCTTACCGTGGACCACCCGCAGCGGCGTTTCTTTAAGCGCAGAAGCTTCCAGGATGGCCGTCCGCAGTTCCTCGACGGCTTCCTCCACCCCCAGGCCGCGCAGTTGCAGCTCGGCAGCAAAGTTGTTGGGCGTGGTGCCCGCAAACGCCGTACGCTGGCCGCGGCTTTTTGGGGTCGTGACCTTAGGTTCGGGACGCAGCCTCACGTCGCGCCGCTTGACGCCCACCTTCATGACACCCAACTGCACCACCAGATCGTCGCCCCGCAGTTCCAGAACCTGGCCCCCGGCGTTATAGGCCGGCACATCCACCATGTTGCCCACCCGGATCGGATCACCGCGTTCCTCGCGCACGGCGGGGGCGGGACGAGCCTTCTGGGCGGCGGTTCGCAGCTCGCGCAGTTCCTGCATCACGCGG
This window encodes:
- a CDS encoding carbohydrate ABC transporter permease gives rise to the protein MTAVPQPTVAAPPRRVGGAGRVLTYFLLIVAALFFLIPIYLVFATALKTPESIELATAWYWPAQLNWASFSEAWDKVGGNMLNSLFLAVVATLLSALLGSLNGYALSKWRFRGANTLFALMLFGMFIPYQAVLIPLFQFIKALGLYGSIWGLILAHVVYGIPITTLIFRNFYADVPDALVEAATIDGAGFWEIYARVIFPISIPGFVVVIIWQFTQVWNEFLFAATLTNTGSQPVTYALSQLAGGQAVSWNLPMAGAILAALPTLLVYIVLGRYFVRGLLAGSVKG
- a CDS encoding carbohydrate ABC transporter permease, whose translation is MKRLSKDRLWAIAVLTPSILLIGIFVYYFIGRTIYVSLTDWGNDPAQALALNPIIRWVGLQNYSELFGGFLQGRFRQELVNTLFFTLFFILGCLGVGLGLALVLDRNPKGEGLWRTIFLFPMSLSFIVTGTIWRWMLQPQGGVNQAPTLLGGQPSTFAWLSSNDSALKFDWNALPLITASVVGVVLIVVAVRAAREVNRARMLVAAVCAALLIGWAVLIGPRVKMLPTPELHGFNFAIIGIIIAAVWQMSGYTMALYLAGLRGIPEELREAAKVDGSNDSQMYRHVIFPLLSPITLSAMIILGHISLKIFDLVYAMAGPDNVAASVPALNMYLTSFRQNQFALGAAIGTILLILVAFVIVPYLANQFRGEEGHA
- a CDS encoding ABC transporter substrate-binding protein, whose product is MSKAPVKTSSLKKAFLIAAALATTTSALAAGKLEIFSWWAGDEGPALEALVKLYKEKYPSVAVDNATVTGGAGTNARAVLKTRMLGGTPPDSFQVHAGQELIGTWVVAGRMEDLSSLFKSEGWTKAFPADVVKLISSKGGIWSVPVNVHRSNVMWYNPDKLKAWGVSVPKTWPEFISTCATLKKKGVAAPLVVGENWTQQHLWENVMIGTLGTQNWENLWAGKLKFTDPKVVGAFTTFGKVMDCANKDASGLSWQQASDRIVSGQSAFNIMGDWAAGYFTTTKKLAPGKGFAWATAPGTSKTFVMLADSFGLPKGVKDRAEAINWLKLLGSKAGQDTFNPLKGSIAARIDSDLSKYNTYSRSAATDWKNSKIVGSMAHGAVAPETFTSAFGAVIDQFVATRNSAGAAAAAQALAVRSGFGK
- a CDS encoding ROK family transcriptional regulator, encoding MRFVAMCSAPAPLDQAAIRVRHTLMLLALLWDADRARVDLAHELRLSRSATGNIVNELLAAGLVQEVGQREDGSVGRRATLLRLKACAAALLAVDLGASHARMDLLDLRCRTLGTRTVAHDITRGPGATYSLLAGLLEQLLLETRIDRSQIALLGIGVPGPVDHDTGCVVQPPNMPGWDSENIAAELGRLVALPVLVDNDANLGALAESRFGAHAGLSDLIYIKVATGIGAGILLGGQLHRGVRGGAGEIGHISINEQGPVGRSGNPGSLESYAAAQVVPALAAQLRATGLQTRLPDPASLQDLLTHAAHDPLARAVWETTGHHVGVAVSTVLNLFNPQAVVIGGRLALAGEVFLDAVRASAVGRTMHINAARAHIALGTLGAEVGVLGAGAMMVDHLLTPRGLPLLYSIARRAGQPVAEATPLAQDAASRAPPAVSAVYTPHPSPPRSHPYSPRRNT
- the lysS gene encoding lysine--tRNA ligase, with the translated sequence MSDVPATPAPTAVRAAPPRPDNLHEQTVSRLNNLDAQVAAGFEASPYSYPRTHSTRDVLAAHPGELEAGQEWPEETYALAGRVTLLRHMGKAAFADLTDEHGSLQLHLSRQETENFDPTKKIDLGDIIGVRGVPFVTRTGQLTLRVTSWQPLVKSLHPLPSKFHGLQDEELRARRRYLDLMINPERRAAFRTRSRAIRYIRNFLDEREFMEVEGPTLQVVAGGTEAKPFKTHHNALSHDFSLRISLELYLKRLLVGGFERVYEIGRNYRNEGVDRTHNPEFTMLEAYFAYGDYQDMMRLVEEMLSGLVQEVTGSDKLTYGGHEISFALPFKRLDFVTALKEAAGLDFEPTDLARLREWTDAKHPELRKVPDYKLLDKLFGEYVEDSLIQPTFVADVPLAISPLVKAHRSRPDLSERADLFVAGFELAPIYSELNDALDQRARFEAQSARRDAGDDEAHEQDEDFLLALEYGMPPAAGMGMGMDRLAMLLTDSDSIRDVLLFPLLRPEGHGAEERADT
- a CDS encoding MBL fold metallo-hydrolase produces the protein MKLSDDLLILELTTDFGTGPSILHAALILDSQAGHTLVDTGVPGMEGAIEEALAEVGATLKDIRQVIVTHHDLDHIGSLEAVVRASSAQVWASARETPFIQGEEWPQKMPPQNQVAALLADPQTPPHVRARLSLPRVAVKVDRALQDGEELPLAGGVRVIMTPGHTPGHLSLFLERTGALITGDALTSDAGQLRSPSERVTPDMHTAGQSVEKMAGLDVQTIVTYHGGVVYEDANGQLARVASEMTGS
- a CDS encoding GreA/GreB family elongation factor, with amino-acid sequence MTQATKTVKLTREGYERLQRALGQEQARLAEATRILQEQMETSADSEDTGLEDAKREKMNIEARIDELEDTLSLATIIEDHENDGRVELGAIVVLSNETTKKETKVMVVSAPEATVTGGSLPRVSEDSPVGKELMGRKKGEAFVVNLDNGKQMKYKVKSIDY
- a CDS encoding MFS transporter, encoding MTAHHTPPSPPLTMVLLAAGTAAFFTLGVIQAMYGPAFTLFQDRFGVSTAGVGLIASAHFVGSALAPPLVGILLIRFTLRRVVVAALLMLALGVTLVALAPSWPLAIAGALLGGFGLGGVSGGLNAAYASIGTRAVNLVNAVFGLGSILSPLLVAGAGGNLSVPFLTVAALCGLTLLSARIWGFPAMREQALPPGPGRAGVQVGFFLVLLACYVGLEVGFGAWAGRHLQSLGYTSFAVIVAGYWGGMTVARVLTGLLGARVRPERLVLVCTALTVLCGLAATQAALAPAAYILAGLALGPVFGTTLVWTTRSLPARWVPFLLTSGSVGGIVAPYGLGVLAARFGQEAIPLTLAGLAAALVAVVWGTLRVTRPASASPSAA